The following is a genomic window from Nicotiana tabacum cultivar K326 chromosome 3, ASM71507v2, whole genome shotgun sequence.
CTTCAGGAAATCCCATTTTCCTTACTATTTTGGTCAGGAATAGCCATGATAGCCTGTCGTAAGCTTTTTCCATATCAAGCTTAATCACAATGTTAGGACCTGCTTTTGTTCTCAACCTGATATCCGTAATGATTTCTTGAGTTAATAGTACGTTCTCAACTATGCTCCTGCCCTTCATAAAACCCGTCTGTTCCTCTGAGATTATGTTTGGTGGTAATTCAACCAACCTCTCATGAATAACCCTAGAGAAAATCTTGTTAACAAAGTTACTAAGACTGATTGGTCTCATGTCTGCAAAGGtcataacttcttttttctttggtaatAAAATTAGGTTTGTGTGCGTAACACTCTTTGGCAGCCGCTGACCGCAAAAGAAAGCCTTGACCATTTGGACAACATCTTCTTCAATAATTTCCCAGCATGTTTGGTAAAATGCTCCAGTGAAACCATCTGGTCCACCAGCTGAGTCCTCATTCAACCCCATAACTGCTCTCTTCAATTTTTCCTTGGAAGGCAATACCGTCAATCTTTCATGCTGATCCCTATCTACCATTGAAGGCACATGATTTAGAATATCAAAATCTTTTGGGACTACACTCTCAGTAAATTGATCCTTGTAGAAACTTATTGTTTCTTCTGCTATTAAGTGATCTTCTTCAATCCAGTTACCAAGGCTATTCTGGATCCTTGATAATTTCAGTCTCTTCCTTCTCCCATTAACTTGAGCATGGAAGAATTTAGTGTTTCTATCGCCATCTTTGAACCATAACATGCCAGCTTTTTGTCTCCAAAATTCTTCCTCTAATGCAAGATATTATCAGCTTGTACCTGTTGTAATCTTTGTAAATTCATCTGTGTAGGATTGACTTCAAAATGTTTTTCATGAACCAGGACTACCTCCTCAAGGCTTGAAATCTTCTGGAATATATCCCCATATGTAGCTCTGCTCCAGATAGATAGTGCTTCCTTAAGATTCTTTAACTTGTAGTTAAAAATGCAGAAAGGGTTAGCACTAAAACCAGCATTCCAATTCTCCTTTACTAAATCTTTGAAGGTTTCATGCTTAGTCCAGAAGTTAAGAAATCTAAATGACTTTTTAATTGGAGGAGTTTCTATATCACATTTCAGCA
Proteins encoded in this region:
- the LOC142178250 gene encoding uncharacterized protein LOC142178250; its protein translation is MASDMTVPWLVGGDFNMIWDEEEKFGGLPVSLIEVDDFRHCINTCNLTDLGFKGIIFTWWNGRSEEDYIFKRLDRCLGNHELQQTFPGLEVTHLSKIGSDHCPMLLKCDIETPPIKKSFRFLNFWTKHETFKDLVKENWNAGFSANPFCIFNYKLKNLKEALSIWSRATYGDIFQKISSLEEVVLVHEKHFEVNPTQMNLQRLQQVQADNILH